A window of Planifilum fimeticola contains these coding sequences:
- a CDS encoding YjdF family protein: MKLTVFFNGQFWVGVIEQWDGDRLKAAQYVFGREPKDNEVLLFVQRNMLRLIAESREHVSARRREKKVNPKRLARQAAKEMKQKGVSTYAQMAIKHEYERRKQERRKSAKARKEALAAKRRELKVKKRKEKHRGR; the protein is encoded by the coding sequence ATGAAACTGACTGTTTTTTTCAATGGCCAGTTTTGGGTGGGAGTCATCGAGCAATGGGACGGGGACCGACTGAAAGCGGCTCAATATGTTTTTGGCAGAGAACCCAAAGATAACGAAGTGTTGCTCTTCGTCCAAAGAAACATGCTTCGGTTGATCGCTGAATCCAGGGAACACGTTTCTGCTCGCCGCAGGGAGAAAAAGGTGAATCCCAAGCGACTGGCACGGCAAGCGGCGAAAGAAATGAAACAAAAAGGCGTTTCCACTTACGCGCAAATGGCGATAAAGCACGAGTATGAAAGGCGCAAACAAGAGCGCAGGAAGTCGGCAAAGGCGAGAAAAGAAGCGCTCGCCGCGAAAAGGCGGGAGTTGAAAGTGAAAAAGAGAAAGGAAAAACATCGCGGCAGATAG
- the menC gene encoding o-succinylbenzoate synthase encodes MKIARVTLRQLRMRLKAPFVTSFGSFLDKDFLLVEVTDTDGTSGWGESVAFSSPWYSEETVKTNWHILEDFLIPILFKEPVRHPGELSARFSPLRRNNMAKSALEGAVWDLYARRSGQALAAALGGEKAEIEVGISIGIQPTITDLLRLIERHAAEGYRRIKVKIKPGWDIEVIKEVRRHFPDIPLMADANSAYRLGDAARLKELDAYNLMMIEQPLAFDDIIDHAALQAQLSTPICLDESIHSAEDARKAIELGSCKIINIKIGRVGGLTEARRIHDLCLDRGIPVWCGGMLESGIGRAHNIAITSLPGFTLPGDTAASSRYWEQDIIDPEVIVENGRIRIPKKPGLGFEPVRNRMDQHTIRSQTYRP; translated from the coding sequence ATGAAGATCGCTCGCGTCACCCTGCGCCAGCTTCGCATGCGTCTGAAGGCCCCGTTTGTCACCAGCTTCGGTTCCTTCCTCGACAAGGACTTTCTTCTGGTCGAAGTGACCGATACGGACGGAACCAGCGGATGGGGGGAGTCGGTCGCTTTTTCCTCCCCCTGGTACAGCGAGGAAACGGTGAAAACCAACTGGCACATCCTGGAGGACTTTTTGATCCCGATCCTGTTTAAAGAGCCCGTTCGCCATCCGGGGGAGCTGTCGGCACGCTTCTCCCCCCTGCGGCGGAACAACATGGCGAAATCCGCATTGGAAGGAGCCGTGTGGGATCTGTACGCGCGGCGGAGCGGGCAGGCGCTGGCGGCGGCTTTGGGAGGGGAAAAAGCGGAGATCGAAGTGGGAATCAGCATCGGCATCCAGCCGACGATCACCGATTTGCTGCGGCTCATTGAAAGGCACGCGGCGGAAGGTTACCGTCGCATCAAAGTGAAAATCAAGCCCGGTTGGGATATCGAAGTGATCAAGGAAGTGCGCAGGCACTTCCCCGACATTCCCCTGATGGCCGATGCCAACTCCGCCTACCGGCTCGGCGACGCGGCCCGGTTGAAAGAACTGGACGCGTACAACCTGATGATGATCGAACAACCTCTGGCCTTCGATGATATCATCGACCACGCCGCCCTTCAGGCACAACTGTCCACACCGATCTGCCTGGACGAGAGCATCCACTCCGCCGAAGATGCGCGCAAGGCGATCGAACTGGGAAGTTGTAAGATCATCAATATCAAGATCGGTCGGGTCGGCGGATTGACCGAGGCCCGGCGAATCCACGACCTGTGCCTCGACCGCGGCATTCCCGTCTGGTGCGGGGGAATGCTGGAGTCCGGTATCGGTCGGGCTCACAACATTGCGATCACTTCCCTCCCCGGGTTTACACTGCCCGGAGATACCGCCGCTTCCTCCCGTTACTGGGAGCAGGACATCATCGATCCGGAAGTGATTGTGGAGAACGGCCGCATACGGATTCCGAAGAAACCGGGGCTCGGATTTGAGCCGGTTCGGAATCGGATGGATCAGCACACGATCCGAAGCCAAACCTACCGGCCATAA
- a CDS encoding GNAT family N-acetyltransferase: MTRPIAVRRLTSPDEFKAVQHLERTVWGMDPIPIHQTLTAVKNGGILIGSFDGDRLVGFCYAFPGFDGKRTYLCSHMMGVAPSYRGMGLGKRMKWAQREWALSRGYSLITWTYDPLESVNASLNLNALRAICNTYVENCYGEMDDVLNRGLPTDRFQVEWWLDSPHVTNPAPPPTTMGLHRRVCDWSVNSDGMPQLPENVEQTLAGAEHFPDGTDSLLVPIPVRFQHIKSRDLVLARDWRMKTRTIFQALFSKGYAATGTLRQSGEPVHYYVLQQRERLRIDTSAETEKGDKS, translated from the coding sequence ATGACGCGACCCATTGCCGTTCGGCGGCTCACCTCGCCGGACGAATTCAAAGCCGTGCAGCATTTGGAGAGAACCGTCTGGGGGATGGATCCGATTCCCATTCATCAAACGCTGACGGCCGTCAAAAACGGCGGCATTCTGATCGGCAGCTTCGACGGCGACCGCCTGGTCGGCTTCTGCTACGCGTTTCCCGGCTTTGACGGCAAACGAACCTACCTCTGTTCGCACATGATGGGCGTCGCCCCCTCCTACCGCGGGATGGGCCTCGGAAAGCGAATGAAATGGGCGCAACGCGAATGGGCCCTCTCCAGGGGCTATTCGCTGATCACCTGGACCTACGATCCCCTGGAAAGCGTCAACGCTTCCCTCAACCTGAACGCGCTGCGCGCCATCTGCAACACGTACGTCGAAAACTGCTACGGAGAGATGGACGATGTGCTCAACCGGGGCCTTCCGACGGATCGTTTTCAGGTGGAATGGTGGCTCGACAGCCCCCATGTGACGAACCCCGCCCCGCCGCCGACGACGATGGGTTTGCATCGCCGGGTGTGCGATTGGTCCGTCAATTCGGACGGAATGCCTCAACTGCCGGAAAACGTGGAACAAACCTTGGCGGGGGCAGAACACTTTCCGGATGGAACAGATTCCCTTCTGGTTCCCATCCCTGTCCGGTTCCAGCACATCAAATCCCGCGATCTGGTTCTGGCCCGGGATTGGCGCATGAAGACCCGGACGATTTTTCAGGCGCTCTTTTCGAAGGGTTACGCGGCCACAGGAACCCTTCGCCAATCGGGGGAACCGGTGCATTACTATGTCTTGCAACAGAGGGAGCGGCTCCGAATCGACACGTCGGCCGAAACAGAAAAGGGGGATAAATCATGA
- a CDS encoding MurR/RpiR family transcriptional regulator, whose product MLEERIRSRFHQLTNGQKRVAKYLLDHPEELVVRSAADIGNAAGVSETTVIRFCHALHYSGYAELQKQIRQGLIQPKSGLEKYRASKQDLATQPHFYAQVMRKDLSNLERAIAQIREKDLDVAARRIAEAGRVVVVGMRTSYAAAHWLSFILNLVRGNTRLYRPDTDDILEMTADAGSEDVWIAISLHRYAKATIQIAERVGQKGAFVIGLTDSPVAPLSDVSDVTLTIDSSPTSTIDAAPMLFSLMNALVSGVVIRDRERFERRRAAYDSTQMEDLFVQEEF is encoded by the coding sequence ATGTTGGAAGAACGGATTCGAAGCCGTTTTCATCAGCTTACCAACGGTCAGAAAAGGGTGGCGAAATATTTGTTGGATCACCCGGAGGAGCTGGTCGTCCGTTCCGCCGCCGATATCGGAAACGCCGCGGGGGTCAGCGAAACGACGGTGATCCGCTTTTGTCACGCCTTGCACTACAGCGGGTACGCCGAACTTCAGAAACAGATCCGCCAAGGATTGATTCAGCCGAAAAGCGGCCTGGAGAAGTACCGCGCTTCCAAACAGGATCTTGCGACGCAGCCCCACTTTTACGCGCAGGTGATGCGAAAAGACCTTTCCAATCTGGAGCGTGCGATCGCCCAGATCCGCGAGAAGGATTTGGATGTGGCCGCCCGGAGAATCGCCGAGGCCGGTCGGGTGGTGGTGGTCGGCATGCGGACCTCTTACGCCGCCGCCCATTGGCTCTCTTTCATACTCAATCTGGTACGGGGAAACACCAGGCTGTACCGCCCGGACACGGATGACATCCTGGAGATGACGGCGGATGCGGGCAGTGAGGATGTATGGATCGCCATCTCCCTCCATCGATACGCGAAAGCCACGATCCAAATCGCCGAGAGGGTCGGCCAAAAAGGGGCCTTTGTAATCGGGCTGACCGATTCGCCGGTAGCCCCCCTGTCCGACGTCAGCGATGTGACGTTAACCATCGATTCTTCCCCCACTTCCACCATCGATGCGGCACCGATGCTTTTCTCTCTCATGAACGCACTGGTGAGCGGCGTGGTCATCCGCGATCGGGAACGCTTTGAACGGCGGCGCGCCGCATACGATTCCACGCAGATGGAAGATCTTTTCGTGCAGGAGGAATTTTAG
- a CDS encoding DUF302 domain-containing protein encodes MFDYTVETGLTVDEAVRSVEEALARRKFSVLWKLDIPVKLLEKGIHLDQEYRVLEVCNPEIPKKVLTRNQKGGYFLPCRVVVYKDRETGKTRIGMARLTVLFGLTGDEQLKGIAEEVESVLVEVLDDLKGA; translated from the coding sequence ATGTTCGACTACACCGTGGAGACCGGACTGACGGTGGATGAAGCCGTGCGTTCGGTGGAAGAAGCATTGGCACGACGCAAATTCAGCGTACTGTGGAAGCTGGACATTCCCGTCAAGCTGCTGGAGAAGGGGATTCACCTGGACCAGGAGTATCGCGTCCTCGAAGTGTGCAATCCGGAGATACCCAAAAAGGTGTTGACCCGGAACCAGAAGGGGGGCTATTTCCTTCCCTGCAGGGTGGTCGTGTACAAGGACCGCGAAACGGGGAAAACCCGGATCGGCATGGCGAGACTGACTGTTCTCTTCGGCCTCACCGGCGATGAACAGCTGAAGGGAATCGCCGAAGAGGTGGAGTCCGTCCTCGTCGAAGTGCTGGATGATCTGAAAGGAGCTTGA
- a CDS encoding phage holin family protein encodes MGLIVRLLLNGLAVFLAAQLVPGIEVKGFGTALLAALILGIVNTVIRPVLVFFTLPISFLTLGLFIFVINALLFWLVGAFVSGFEVDGFLSAFFGAIIVSVISWALNGIWKSMRN; translated from the coding sequence ATGGGCCTGATCGTCAGGCTGCTGCTGAACGGACTGGCCGTCTTCCTGGCCGCCCAGTTGGTTCCCGGAATCGAGGTGAAGGGATTCGGAACGGCCCTGTTGGCCGCGCTGATTCTGGGGATCGTCAATACCGTGATCCGACCGGTGCTGGTCTTCTTCACCCTGCCCATCTCCTTCCTGACGCTGGGATTGTTTATTTTCGTCATCAATGCCCTGCTGTTCTGGCTGGTGGGCGCCTTCGTCTCCGGATTTGAAGTCGACGGTTTTCTCAGCGCCTTCTTCGGAGCGATCATCGTCAGCGTTATCTCCTGGGCGCTGAACGGAATCTGGAAGAGCATGCGGAATTGA
- a CDS encoding gamma-glutamyltransferase family protein, whose translation MAVYASGGMVATSQPLAAQAGLEMLRKGGNAVDAAIATAASLTVLEPTSNGIGGDAFALIWFQGRLYGLNASGPAPKGISLEAVKRAGHAEMPRFGWLPVTVPGAPAAWAACSGRFGRLPLTEVLAPAIRYAEEGFPLTPVLGKHWKRAAEVYRRLDGDLFAPWFDTFAPGGDAPEIGERWRSPDHAKTLQAIAETRAEAFYRGELAERIDAFSRTHGGYLRAEDLAAFSPEWVTPIQVNYRGFEVWELPPNGQGLITLMALNLLKGFDPAEFGVASVHRQIEAIKLAFADGKRWIADPRCREVPVAELLSDAYAEERRKQIGERASDPLPGSPPRGGTVYLAAADGEGNMVSFIQSNYMGFGSGLVVPGTGISLHNRGCNFTLDPGHPNCLEPGKRPYHTIIPGFLTRDGRAVGSFGVMGGFMQPQGHLQVIVNTIDRRLNPQAALDAPRWQWVKGREVLVEQLFPNHIAEALVRKGHDIRVLSDSASFGRGQIIWRIGDALVGGTEPRADGGVAAF comes from the coding sequence ATGGCCGTGTACGCCTCCGGAGGGATGGTGGCCACCTCTCAGCCCCTGGCCGCCCAGGCCGGCCTGGAGATGCTGAGAAAGGGGGGGAACGCCGTCGACGCGGCCATCGCCACCGCCGCCAGCCTGACCGTCTTGGAGCCCACCTCCAACGGGATCGGCGGGGATGCCTTCGCCCTCATCTGGTTTCAGGGTCGATTGTACGGATTGAATGCCAGCGGCCCCGCGCCGAAGGGAATTTCGCTCGAGGCCGTAAAAAGGGCGGGTCATGCGGAGATGCCCCGATTCGGCTGGCTTCCGGTCACCGTGCCCGGCGCTCCGGCCGCCTGGGCCGCCTGTTCGGGGCGCTTCGGGCGGCTTCCCCTGACGGAAGTGCTGGCTCCGGCGATCCGTTACGCGGAGGAGGGTTTTCCCCTCACGCCGGTGTTGGGGAAGCACTGGAAACGGGCGGCGGAGGTGTATCGCCGGCTTGACGGAGATTTGTTCGCCCCCTGGTTTGACACCTTCGCCCCTGGGGGAGACGCGCCGGAGATCGGAGAGCGGTGGCGCTCTCCGGACCACGCGAAGACCCTGCAGGCCATCGCCGAAACCCGGGCCGAGGCCTTTTACCGGGGGGAACTGGCCGAGCGAATCGACGCTTTTTCCCGCACACACGGGGGCTATTTGCGTGCGGAGGACCTGGCCGCCTTCTCCCCGGAATGGGTGACCCCGATCCAGGTGAACTACCGGGGGTTTGAGGTGTGGGAGCTTCCTCCCAACGGCCAGGGGCTCATCACCCTGATGGCCCTCAACCTGCTGAAGGGGTTTGATCCAGCCGAATTTGGTGTGGCATCGGTTCACCGGCAGATCGAGGCGATCAAGCTGGCCTTTGCGGACGGGAAGCGGTGGATCGCCGACCCACGCTGCAGGGAGGTGCCGGTGGCGGAGCTGCTTTCCGATGCTTACGCCGAAGAGCGGAGGAAACAGATCGGGGAGCGCGCCTCCGATCCCCTCCCGGGAAGTCCGCCGAGGGGCGGTACCGTCTATCTGGCCGCGGCGGACGGCGAGGGGAACATGGTTTCCTTTATCCAGAGCAACTACATGGGATTCGGCTCCGGTCTGGTCGTCCCGGGAACGGGCATCAGCCTGCACAACCGGGGGTGCAATTTCACCCTGGATCCCGGCCATCCCAATTGCCTGGAGCCGGGCAAACGCCCGTACCACACGATTATCCCCGGCTTTTTGACCCGGGACGGGCGGGCCGTCGGCTCCTTCGGCGTGATGGGCGGCTTTATGCAGCCCCAGGGGCACCTCCAGGTGATCGTCAACACCATCGATCGCCGCCTGAATCCCCAAGCCGCCCTGGACGCCCCGCGCTGGCAATGGGTGAAGGGGAGGGAGGTGCTGGTGGAGCAGCTCTTCCCCAATCACATCGCGGAGGCCCTGGTCCGAAAGGGGCATGATATCCGGGTTCTATCCGATTCCGCCTCCTTCGGCCGCGGTCAGATCATTTGGCGGATCGGGGACGCGCTGGTCGGCGGAACGGAACCCCGCGCCGACGGCGGGGTGGCGGCTTTTTAG
- a CDS encoding PucR family transcriptional regulator, protein MDPDLQHFIRKLSRALGLPVRLRKERNGQEGKGARFPLRRDNGEGETVWLEVEGNLSTREVSLVRLLLTEWERKEEEPAGDMTPLIRWLKGDRPSEPPPDVDGLPWDRRVPFYVVHRGAIRGQGSEEIRRILARYFEGKTWILPLYPGEMLLLVPWALVDTDGGEPWQEVLLGAAEGLADVVTSEAGERVRVMVHPPVESPRELPGALASLREAGRLGRTFYPEQAVHGTWQLRLERLLDQIGREEAEAFLSDLSPVPFWEEVEWRRMLEVFFRLDGNVSEAARRLHLHRNTLVYRLDRLKQETGLDARRFEDAVAMRLALLLSAKGSG, encoded by the coding sequence ATGGATCCGGACTTACAACACTTCATCCGCAAATTGAGCCGTGCCCTCGGCCTCCCCGTCCGGCTCCGGAAGGAGCGGAACGGGCAGGAAGGAAAGGGCGCGCGCTTTCCCCTTCGCAGGGACAACGGGGAAGGGGAGACGGTCTGGTTGGAGGTGGAGGGAAACCTCTCTACCCGGGAGGTTTCCCTCGTCCGGCTTCTGCTCACCGAATGGGAGCGGAAGGAGGAGGAGCCCGCTGGGGACATGACCCCTCTCATCCGCTGGCTGAAGGGAGACCGCCCTTCGGAACCGCCTCCCGACGTCGATGGGCTTCCCTGGGACCGGCGTGTTCCCTTTTACGTGGTTCATCGCGGGGCCATCCGCGGGCAGGGATCGGAGGAGATCCGGCGCATTCTCGCCCGCTATTTTGAAGGGAAAACCTGGATTCTGCCGCTCTATCCGGGGGAAATGCTGCTCCTCGTACCCTGGGCGCTGGTCGATACCGACGGAGGAGAGCCGTGGCAGGAAGTGTTGCTCGGGGCAGCCGAGGGACTGGCTGACGTCGTCACCAGCGAAGCGGGGGAACGGGTCCGGGTGATGGTTCATCCTCCGGTGGAATCCCCCCGTGAACTGCCCGGCGCCCTCGCCTCCCTGCGCGAAGCGGGACGGTTGGGCAGGACCTTTTATCCGGAACAGGCGGTTCACGGGACCTGGCAGCTCCGGCTGGAACGCCTTCTCGATCAGATCGGCCGGGAAGAGGCGGAGGCCTTTTTGAGCGATCTTTCGCCCGTTCCCTTTTGGGAGGAGGTCGAATGGCGGCGGATGCTGGAAGTCTTTTTCCGCCTCGACGGCAATGTGAGCGAGGCCGCCCGCCGTTTGCACCTTCACCGCAACACCCTCGTCTACCGGCTGGATCGGCTCAAGCAGGAAACCGGGCTGGATGCCCGCCGGTTTGAGGATGCGGTGGCGATGCGACTGGCCCTGCTGTTGAGCGCCAAGGGAAGCGGGTAG
- a CDS encoding ABC transporter ATP-binding protein — MARVRLNHVYKRFGDVTAVKDFHLDIEDKEFLVLVGPSGCGKSTTLRMIAGLEEISEGELYIGDRLVNDVPPKDRDIAMVFQSYALYPHMNVYDNMAFGLKLRKFKKDEIDKRVREAARILDIEHLLDRKPKALSGGQRQRVALGRAIVREPQVFLMDEPLSNLDAKLRVQMRTEISKLHQRLETTVIYVTHDQTEAMTMGNRIVVMRDGVIQQAATPTEIYEHPANMFVAGFIGSPAMNFIEGSLFEEGGDVYFRTKGLQVKIPDGKAKTLRDGGYVGKEVVFGIRPENIHDEPVFLEASPDSAVEVKVEVAEHMGSEMYLYLSGVGEKWLTARVNARTQYGPGAQVKLALDMNKCHVFDKETEVAVL, encoded by the coding sequence TTGGCAAGGGTTCGGTTGAATCACGTGTACAAGCGGTTCGGAGATGTGACCGCAGTCAAGGATTTTCACCTGGATATCGAGGATAAGGAATTTCTGGTCTTGGTCGGTCCCTCCGGCTGCGGGAAATCCACCACGCTTCGGATGATCGCCGGGCTGGAGGAAATCAGCGAGGGCGAGCTGTACATCGGGGATCGACTGGTGAACGACGTGCCGCCCAAGGATCGGGACATCGCCATGGTGTTCCAGAGCTACGCCCTGTATCCGCACATGAATGTGTACGACAACATGGCCTTCGGGCTCAAATTGCGCAAATTCAAAAAGGACGAAATCGACAAGCGGGTTCGGGAGGCGGCACGAATCCTGGACATTGAACACCTTCTGGACCGCAAGCCGAAGGCCTTGTCCGGCGGACAGCGGCAGCGGGTGGCCCTGGGGCGGGCGATTGTCCGGGAGCCGCAGGTGTTCCTGATGGACGAGCCCTTGTCCAACCTGGATGCCAAGTTGCGCGTCCAGATGCGGACGGAGATCAGCAAGCTGCATCAGCGGTTGGAGACGACGGTCATCTACGTGACGCACGACCAGACGGAAGCGATGACCATGGGGAACCGGATCGTGGTGATGAGGGACGGGGTGATCCAGCAGGCGGCCACGCCGACGGAGATCTACGAGCATCCCGCCAACATGTTCGTCGCCGGCTTCATCGGCTCCCCGGCGATGAACTTCATCGAGGGCTCCCTCTTTGAGGAAGGCGGGGACGTCTACTTCCGGACCAAGGGACTGCAGGTGAAAATTCCCGACGGCAAGGCGAAGACCCTCCGGGACGGCGGATATGTCGGCAAAGAGGTGGTCTTCGGGATCCGGCCGGAGAACATTCACGACGAGCCGGTCTTCCTGGAAGCCTCCCCGGACAGCGCGGTGGAAGTCAAAGTGGAGGTTGCGGAACACATGGGTTCCGAGATGTATCTCTACCTCAGCGGCGTCGGTGAAAAATGGCTGACCGCCCGGGTGAACGCCCGTACTCAGTACGGCCCCGGCGCCCAGGTCAAACTGGCCCTGGATATGAATAAATGCCATGTTTTTGACAAAGAAACGGAAGTAGCGGTGTTGTAA
- the hprK gene encoding HPr(Ser) kinase/phosphatase, producing the protein MGKEVTVQELMQQFDLEILTGWEGLGRTISTSDLYRPGLELAGFFTYYPAERLQLLGRTELTFIEGLPEAIRKERARRLCDDRTPCFCITRNQQAPKELSDAAKEKGIPVLRTSLSTTKFGSKVTNYLEKRLAPKTTLHGVLVDVYGVGVLLMGASGIGKSETALELIKRGHRLVADDAVEIIQTEEETLVGHAPELIRHLLEIRGLGIIDVMTLFGAGAVRDYKKISLAIRLEAWQEDRQYDRLGLDEERIRIIGTELPQLTIPVRPGRNLAVIIEVAAMNFRLKKMGHNAARRFAQRLNAAIDEAEELD; encoded by the coding sequence GTGGGTAAAGAGGTAACCGTTCAAGAGCTGATGCAGCAATTTGACCTGGAGATTTTGACCGGATGGGAGGGGCTTGGCCGGACCATCTCGACGAGCGATTTGTATCGGCCGGGGCTGGAACTGGCCGGATTCTTCACCTATTATCCCGCCGAGCGGCTCCAATTGCTGGGGAGGACGGAGCTCACCTTTATCGAGGGACTGCCGGAGGCGATCCGCAAGGAACGGGCCCGCCGCCTTTGCGATGATCGCACCCCCTGCTTCTGCATCACCCGGAATCAGCAGGCTCCGAAGGAACTGAGCGACGCGGCGAAGGAAAAGGGGATCCCCGTCCTGCGCACGTCCCTGTCGACGACCAAGTTCGGGAGCAAGGTGACCAACTACCTGGAGAAGCGCTTGGCGCCCAAGACCACCTTGCACGGTGTGCTCGTCGATGTGTACGGCGTCGGGGTGCTCCTGATGGGTGCCAGCGGGATCGGAAAGAGCGAAACCGCCCTGGAGCTGATCAAGCGGGGCCATCGGCTCGTCGCCGACGACGCCGTGGAGATCATCCAGACGGAAGAAGAAACCCTGGTCGGCCACGCGCCGGAGCTGATCCGGCATCTCCTGGAGATCCGGGGGCTGGGCATCATCGATGTGATGACCCTGTTCGGGGCCGGCGCAGTCCGGGACTACAAAAAGATTTCCCTGGCGATCCGCCTGGAGGCCTGGCAGGAAGACCGCCAGTATGACCGCCTCGGCTTGGATGAAGAGCGAATCCGCATCATCGGGACCGAGCTTCCCCAGCTCACGATCCCTGTCCGGCCGGGCCGCAACCTGGCGGTGATCATCGAGGTGGCGGCGATGAACTTTCGGCTGAAAAAGATGGGCCACAACGCCGCCCGACGCTTCGCCCAGAGGCTGAACGCAGCGATCGACGAAGCCGAGGAACTGGACTGA
- the lgt gene encoding prolipoprotein diacylglyceryl transferase: protein MLFAQVIDPVALSLGPIKIHWYGIILGTAALVGLWLAVREGKRHGLDSDLFLDMVVWVIPAAILGARLYYVLFEWDYYAQNPGDIIAVWKGGLAIHGGLIGAFLAGYFFLRKRGMPFLLTADIVVPSIILGQAIGRWGNFVNQEAHGGPVSLDFLKSLHLPDWIIEQMYIDGVYYHPTFLYESVWNLTGFLLLLLLRRVNPKRGELLFSYLIWYSLGRFFIEGLRTDSLAFNGPEWLAGLLEALWAPMNLLFEPGALSGGNVRIAQLVSLCLALAGILLILLRRGLGYARQSYLESEGRVSG from the coding sequence ATGTTGTTTGCACAGGTGATCGATCCGGTTGCCCTATCCCTGGGACCGATAAAGATTCATTGGTACGGTATCATTCTCGGAACAGCGGCGCTGGTCGGGCTGTGGCTGGCCGTTCGGGAAGGAAAAAGGCACGGGCTGGACAGCGATCTGTTCCTCGACATGGTGGTCTGGGTGATCCCCGCGGCGATTCTCGGGGCGCGGCTTTATTACGTCCTCTTCGAGTGGGATTACTACGCCCAGAACCCGGGGGACATCATCGCCGTTTGGAAGGGCGGTCTGGCCATCCACGGCGGGTTGATCGGCGCATTTCTCGCGGGTTATTTCTTTCTCCGGAAACGGGGGATGCCCTTTCTCCTCACGGCGGACATCGTGGTGCCCAGCATCATTTTGGGGCAGGCGATCGGGCGCTGGGGCAATTTCGTCAACCAGGAGGCCCACGGGGGGCCGGTCAGCCTGGATTTCCTGAAGAGCCTGCACTTGCCGGATTGGATCATTGAGCAAATGTACATAGACGGCGTATATTATCATCCCACCTTTCTGTACGAATCGGTTTGGAATCTGACGGGGTTCCTGCTTCTTCTGCTCCTGCGGCGTGTCAACCCGAAGCGGGGGGAGCTCCTGTTCAGCTATCTCATCTGGTATTCCCTGGGGCGCTTTTTCATCGAAGGGCTGCGCACGGACAGCCTCGCCTTCAATGGCCCGGAGTGGCTGGCGGGACTGCTGGAGGCCCTTTGGGCGCCGATGAACCTCCTCTTTGAACCGGGGGCGCTGTCCGGCGGAAACGTTCGGATCGCGCAGCTGGTCAGCCTCTGTCTGGCCTTGGCGGGAATTCTCCTGATCCTGTTGCGCAGGGGCCTGGGATATGCCCGCCAGTCTTACCTGGAGTCCGAAGGAAGGGTTTCGGGATGA
- a CDS encoding nucleoside recognition domain-containing protein — protein MRKIDWRRGWRSGLETTWELTKVILPVTLVVSVLKYTPVIEWLVEGLTPLMGWFGLPGEAAVPLALGNLLNLYAAIGAILTMDLTVKQVLILAVMLSFSHNLLVETALCRRVGLNPFLVASVRIGLALISALLIHILWSGGGERASFGWVGAAEDVPEGWGEIILLALKTALTGALQLALVVIPLMIGIQVLKDIQVLDRFAGWMKPLMRPLGLDPRGAVTMAGGLLFGLAMGAGVIIQQAREQQFSRREMTLIILFLAACHAVVEDTLLFVPLGVNIFALLLIRLGAAIFLTVTVAWLWPKDRGASVSVRGDHA, from the coding sequence ATGAGGAAGATCGATTGGCGTCGCGGTTGGCGATCCGGTCTGGAGACAACCTGGGAACTGACCAAGGTGATCCTGCCCGTCACCCTGGTGGTCAGCGTGCTGAAGTACACTCCCGTGATCGAATGGCTGGTGGAGGGGCTCACCCCCCTGATGGGTTGGTTCGGACTGCCGGGGGAAGCGGCGGTTCCCCTCGCCCTGGGCAATCTGCTCAATCTGTACGCCGCCATCGGGGCGATTCTGACGATGGATCTGACGGTGAAACAGGTCCTGATCCTGGCGGTGATGCTCAGCTTCTCCCACAACCTGCTCGTGGAAACCGCCCTCTGCCGCCGGGTGGGGCTCAACCCCTTTCTGGTAGCCTCGGTCCGCATCGGCTTGGCGTTGATCTCGGCGCTGTTGATTCATATCCTGTGGAGCGGCGGCGGCGAACGGGCGTCCTTCGGATGGGTGGGCGCCGCTGAGGATGTGCCGGAGGGCTGGGGGGAAATCATTCTGCTCGCCCTCAAGACGGCCCTGACGGGCGCGCTTCAGCTGGCGTTGGTGGTGATTCCCCTGATGATCGGCATCCAGGTGCTCAAGGACATTCAGGTGTTGGACCGCTTCGCCGGGTGGATGAAGCCCCTGATGCGACCCTTGGGCTTGGATCCTCGGGGGGCCGTCACCATGGCCGGCGGCCTCCTGTTCGGCCTGGCGATGGGGGCGGGCGTCATCATCCAGCAGGCCCGGGAGCAGCAGTTTTCCCGTCGGGAGATGACGCTGATCATTCTCTTTCTGGCCGCCTGCCACGCGGTGGTGGAGGATACCCTCCTGTTCGTCCCCCTCGGAGTCAACATCTTCGCCCTCCTGCTGATCCGGCTGGGGGCGGCGATTTTCCTCACCGTCACGGTGGCCTGGCTGTGGCCGAAGGACCGCGGGGCTTCCGTTTCCGTCCGGGGGGATCACGCATGA